CATCAATTGTTTTAATAATGTCGTAATCTAAGAATGCGTATGCTTCATAAACTGCATTTGTTTTATCTGTTAAAATTTGGATTTCTTTATTTAAACCATCAAGAGATACATTTGTTGGATCTGCAGATGGTGTATTATTGAAATATTTTGATTTAGCAGAATTAATTGCAGATAAATCATTTGCTAATGCAGTTTTGTATGCATTTCAGTTATCCATATCAGAATCAGCAACAGGTTGAATATCTGAATAACCACCAGGGTTTGCCACAACTTCATTATATGCATTATAGACTTTCAATGCTTCGTTGTAAGTTTTTTCTAATTCTTTGATCTTAGAAATGTATGTTTCAACTTCAGCACGGCTAGCCATCTTAAGAATTGCATTCTTCATGAAAACTTTTTGTTTTTCCGAGAAGAAAGCAGGATTAAGATCATTAATCATATTAAATCTGTTTGTTACAAAGTCTGGAGCACTTTCAGCAAGAGTATTAAGTGAATTTTCATGTTTGTATTCTTCTTTCATACGTCCAGGAGCAACGCCAATTGCATGAATGTGTGGTTGAACCGTTGTAATAAGGTTGTCTACTATACCGTTAATATTATTTGATGTAAAGTTTGGTACAAATGTTGTTTTTCAATTTGCTAATGCATTTTTAGCATTTTTCATTGGCATAACAGCTTCTGGTTTACCGAATACAACATTAATTGTTGCTTCGACTTTTCCATGATCTACTGCTTTGTTATTGTTGTAGTTATCTAAAGTCATGAAATCAAGATTATTTACACGTGTTTCTTGACTTAAGATAGGTTCATAATCTGCCGCAATATCTAAATGTTGTTCGATACGGAAGTTTGTACCAAGAATTTTATTAATATTTGTAGCTCAAACAGGTTGATTTCCGGTAAAGTTTGATTTAGTGAAATCTGCATACATTTTGTTTGAAAATACTGTTTTTTGAGCTTGAGTTAATTTTGTGTTTCTAATGATTTGACCACTATCAAAACCTCAAGGCATTCTGTTTTCATTGTATGCTTGATCTTTTAGAACTTCATCAATGTATTTCAATTTATTGTAAAGCGCTTGTTTTGTTGTGTCATCATTTTTATAATCAAGATTTGCATTAAAATTAAGAATACCAGTATATCTAGTCTTATTTAAATCAACATATTTATTATTCGGTGAAGCCGGAACAATGTCAAATCATGAACTTAAATCACCATCTAAAACAGGGACAAATTTTAATTCTTGACCATCTTCATTAAATAATAATGTTGGATTAGATAATTTTCTATTATCATTGCTTACTCAATCTGATACTACAGTATTTCATAAGTAATCAATTGAAATATTTTTTGTACCACGACCAATTTCTTGACTTACAATTTTTCCAATTATATTACTTGGAATTGTTCCTAATTCTTTGGTTCCGCGGTAGATTTTATAATCAGTTAATGGTAATGAACCATATTTATTAAATAATGATTCAAAGTCTGATTGTGATAAATTAGGTTTGCTTAATTTAATATTAGTAGTTGTATTAATATTATTATTTGATGTTCTATCAAACATAAGTGTATCAACTGCTACAGTTGAATCGTAATCATAGTGGTGGTCTGTAGCAATATTATTTGGATCACCATATGAAGCGAATGCTGAAATAGCAGATTTTTTGTTCTTGAATTGAGAAAATGGGAAGTAATTATCTCTACGACCACTTTCAATTGTGTCATCATTTTTACTTCAAAAGTTATCAATTACCTCGAATTCTGCAACAATTAGAGGTCTACGTTTCGTTTTATTATAAGTACCAAAACCTCTATAATCACCGGCATTTGGTGCTTCCCCACCTAGATACATTTCTAAATATAACAATGAACCCACATTGTCACTAATAGCATTAAGACCATCACGTGCGTATCCTTCTGGTATATATTGTCTTAGTACATCTAAATTCAGTGTAGAACCTATTACATTACCATTTAAACTGTTATTATCGTTGTGATTACCGATATTTCCGCTACTTCTTGAAAAAGGTTCAAATATTTTTTTATTAATATTTTGTTTGCTTGTTGAGTTATTATTTGTAGTTAAATAAACAACTCTATTTCATTCTTGACTACCTTGGGTAGGTTGTTCTTGATTTCAAAAAGCATTGTAACCAAAACCTGGATTCTTTCTATTAGCATATGGTGTTAATCCAAAGGTTCTTTGATTGAATTTATTAGTTCATGCATATACATAATGATTTCTTGTATCAAAAAGAAATGGTGATCTATTATTAAAGTCTGGATTTGTTGGGTCCTTAGGTAAATCACTAACTTTGGTTAAGGAGCTACTTATTAAATCTGATTTATTACCAGTTGGCGTTCCATTTCCTTTAAGTGATATATCATCACTCAAAATAGTAAAACTATATTTATCACCTTGGAAACGATCCAAGAGTTCATCCTTAAGCAATGAGTTAGCAATCGCAGAAGGACTAGGTATTAAATCCGATTCTGTTCAACTTCCAGAATTTAAAAATTCTGTAACATGACCAGTAAATTGATCTTTTTTATATCAATCGAATTTTTCATCACGGTAAATTGTGGTAAGTTTTAACGTGTCTGGCTTAATTAATAAATCTTGTGTTAACGCAATACCAAATTTAAGATAATTTGTTGCAGTTGGAACATATACATCTCGGTAAGCATATTTATTAGTACCTGGTGTCCGTGTAGATGTTGAATCAGGTCCTCCTGGATAAATTTGTGGCAAGAATTCATTAAATACTATCTTAATTTTTCTGCTTTTTGCCTTTGTTGCATCATATGCATAACCATTTGCATTGTTTGGGTTACTATAAGTACCAAATTGTTGGCCAGTTGTGTCGAAAATAGCAACCAAATTATCTTTGTACTTACTTTTGTATGTTGATTCATCTTTATGTTTTGAATCATAAAAGTAACCTCTACGACGTCGTGTATTATCTCCTCAACCTGGAGCATATGCGATTGTAGGATTTCCTTGAGCTTCAGCCGCTACTTGACCGTTAACATGAGAATAGAAATATTTAAATCTTCTGAAATTATTGTATTGAAATGTTTCTGGGTTATTTTGATTTAAAAAGTTATTTGTAGAACTATTATTTCCATTGCCCGTTTTACTAAATGAAATCTTGAAAGCATTAGCATCAAAAGATCCTGAATACTGATAAGAACTTTCATTAGTGAAGTTCGTGCTTGTTGCAACAAGTGCTATAGCGGAACCGGAAGTGATCGATACAACACCTGTTACAGGCAAGACAAACCTTTTAATTGTCTTTCTAGGCATAATTATTCCTTTCATAACATTAGTTTTTAATTTTATATTTTATAATATCTACTTTCATTACACTTATGCATAAAGTAACTTATACATAAGTTATCTTTATTTTACATCTTTTATTTTTACGATTTTTGCCAGATCAATTTATGTTAGATTTACTGTGAAAATTGTGAAAATTAAGAACCTTTAAAAACCATTATCACAACCATATAGTGATAAAAAAATGTACGATTTTGTATGAAATTAATACCAAAAATCGCTAAAAAATAGTAATTTTGAGCTAAAATTTTCAAAATTTTTCAAAAAGAGAAAGTTTTTAAGCAAAATTATTGCAAAAATTAAGCAGTCAAAAATCACGAAAACTCTGGATTTTTAAGAGAGTTTAGCATTAATTATTTGTATAATTAAACATATAAATTAAACGAAAGGAGCGTTATGAAATTTGGTTTTTTTAGATGAATTGGAACTAATGAAAAAGCTATTTATGATAATAAAGATCTAGTACCATCAACCACAAATATTATTTTTATTGTTACATTATCACTCGTACTTTTAACATCATTATTACTATGAATATTCAAAAGACAAATACATCAAATTTTTGTTAAAAGAAACTTGAGTTTAAAAACTCAAGCTATTATTACTAGATCAATAGGTGCCTTTATGGTTACACTAATGATTATCAGAATTGTTATGTTGGGTATCACAGATTACCCAAGACCATGAGAGTTGATTCCATTGCATTTTTGTAGGTTAATCGCATTATTTGTTGGAGTTATTCTATTAATGAATAAACCACAATGATTGAAATACTTTGTGGCAATGGCATTCCTTGGAGCAATTATTGCGTTTGGAACACCTGATACAAAAATAGCATTTGTACCAAAAGAAAATATTACTTTAAGTGATCAAACACTTCAAGCAGGTAAAACATACTATGCATGAATTTCATATAATAACTTTTCGTTCTGAGACTTTATTATAATTCACTCATTAATCATATTAATACCAGTTATCTTTGGTATCTTATATCCATATAATATAACATTTAAAGACTCACTCATTACAATTGCAATTTTCTCAGGATTATTAATTTTCACATTTATTATTAACTGAACAACAGATAGCATTGCAACTGATGGTGATTTCACATGAAAAACAAACTTCTTCTACACAGCAAGAGACACAAATGTAAATGCTTTTGTAATTAAACCATGACCAATTGTGTTATTAATATCAATTATCTTTGGTGCACTTTATGTCTTTCTTGCAAGTGGAATCTTCTATGTACAAGATAAACTTGTTTTTGGTAAATGATTTGTAAGAAAACAAGAATCAAGCAAAGTATTTAGAGATGATTTATACGAAAGGCTTGTTGTTAAGTTCAAAAAACAAAAATAATAAAATTGTAAGAAAAAAATATCCACTCCTAAGCGAATGGATATTTTTCATAATCTAAAAATGAATTATTTTAATCTGTTTGAATTAAATTCATTCATTTTACGTAATTCAGCAAGAATAAGTTCTTCTGTTGTAGGCGCAGCTGGTGCTGGCGCAGGTGTAGGGTTTTTCTTTTCTTTGTATTGTTTAATTAAGTTTCTAATTAAGAAGTAACCAAATAATAATACAAATACAAATGTTGTTGTAATAACGAAGTCGATAATTGCAGCAATGAAGTTTCCAATTTTAATTCCATTTGATAAAACTCATTCTTTATCTGTTCCATTTGTAAAGTTATGTGCAATGTACGCTCCAATAACGTCTTTCGCTAATGAACCTACTAAAGCACCAAATACAGCACCTAATAAAAGTCCAATAGCTAACATTAACATATTACCCTTTTTAATTGAAGAACCAGCATCTTTAGCTGATTTAGCAAAAATATTATTTTTCATATGTGAACCTTTCTTCTAATTAATAGGTTCATTATATCATAAATTGATATCTTACTATAATTTAATAATATCGGCAGCAACGATGTAATCGTTATCCTTTAAATTGATAATTTTAACACCTTTAGTTTTACGGCTTGCTTCTGAAATTTGATCAATGCGTGTACGAATTGTTGTACCTGATGATGTAATAACAAGTAACTCATCATCTAAATCAACATAACGTGCAAAGATTAAGTCTCCAGCTTTAGTATTTTCAATACCAGCAACTCCTTTTGCGCCACGTCTTGTAAGTCTGAATAAATCTTCTTTAGTGAGTTTACCAAAACCTTTGTTTCCTAAGGTTAAGACGTATTCACCTTCATTGCTTGCTGATGCTGAGATAACTTCTTGTCCGTCTTGAAGTGAAATACCTTTAACTCCAAGTGATGAACGACCCAATGGACGAACATCATCTGATTTGAATAAAACAACATTTTTCTTGTTATTTGCAATTAATACAGTGTCATTATTATTAATAATAAATGCACGAACTAATTGATCATCATCACGTAATTTAAAGGCTTTAAGGCCATTTTTACGGATGCTTTGGAATAATGAAAGATCAGTCTTTTTAAATAAACCTTGTTTTGTAACTGTAACAAGATATTGATCTTCTTGATATTCATCTACATTAAGAATTGAAACAATTTTTTCACCATTTTCGATATCAAGACCACTAATTATATTGATAATAGGAAGTCCTTTTGATTGTTTTGAACCAGATGGAATTTGGTGTCCACGTAATGTATATGCTTTACCTAAATTTGAGAATAATAATAAATCTGTATGTGTTGATGCTTGTAAAATGATGTTAATATCATCGTCATCATATGTTTTCATTGAGACCGAACCTGTACCACCACGACGT
The nucleotide sequence above comes from Mycoplasma sp. Pen4. Encoded proteins:
- a CDS encoding YwaF family protein; amino-acid sequence: MKFGFFRWIGTNEKAIYDNKDLVPSTTNIIFIVTLSLVLLTSLLLWIFKRQIHQIFVKRNLSLKTQAIITRSIGAFMVTLMIIRIVMLGITDYPRPWELIPLHFCRLIALFVGVILLMNKPQWLKYFVAMAFLGAIIAFGTPDTKIAFVPKENITLSDQTLQAGKTYYAWISYNNFSFWDFIIIHSLIILIPVIFGILYPYNITFKDSLITIAIFSGLLIFTFIINWTTDSIATDGDFTWKTNFFYTARDTNVNAFVIKPWPIVLLISIIFGALYVFLASGIFYVQDKLVFGKWFVRKQESSKVFRDDLYERLVVKFKKQK
- a CDS encoding MscL family protein, giving the protein MKNNIFAKSAKDAGSSIKKGNMLMLAIGLLLGAVFGALVGSLAKDVIGAYIAHNFTNGTDKEWVLSNGIKIGNFIAAIIDFVITTTFVFVLLFGYFLIRNLIKQYKEKKNPTPAPAPAAPTTEELILAELRKMNEFNSNRLK